In one window of Gossypium arboreum isolate Shixiya-1 chromosome 4, ASM2569848v2, whole genome shotgun sequence DNA:
- the LOC108460255 gene encoding tubulin alpha-2 chain encodes MRECISIHIGQAGIQVGNACWELYCLEHGIQPDGQMPSDKTVGGGDDAFNTFFSETGAGKHVPRAVFVDLEPTVIDEVRTGAYRQLFHPEQLISGKEDAANNFARGHYTIGKEIVDLCLDRIRKLADNCTGLQGFLVFNAVGGGTGSGLGSLLLERLSVDYGKKSKLGFTVYPSPQVSTSVVEPYNSVLSTHSLLEHTDVAVLLDNEAIYDICRRSLDIERPTYTNLNRLVSQVISSLTASLRFDGALNVDVTEFQTNLVPYPRIHFMLSSYAPVISAEKAYHEQLSVAEITNSAFEPSSMMAKCDPRHGKYMACCLMYRGDVVPKDVNAAVATIKTKRTIQFVDWCPTGFKCGINYQPPTVVPGGDLAKVQRAVCMISNSTSVAEVFSRIDHKFDLMYAKRAFVHWYVGEGMEEGEFSEAREDLAALEKDYEEVGAESAEGDEGEDDEY; translated from the coding sequence CCTGATGGTCAGATGCCAAGTGACAAAACTGTCGGAGGAGGTGATGATGCTTTTAACACCTTTTTCAGTGAAACTGGTGCTGGGAAGCACGTCCCTCGTGCTGTCTTCGTGGATCTTGAACCCACTGTTATTGATGAAGTGAGAACCGGTGCTTACCGCCAGCTCTTCCACCCAGAACAACTCATCAGCGGCAAGGAAGACGCAGCTAACAACTTTGCCCGTGGTCACTACACCATTGGCAAGGAGATTGTCGACCTCTGTTTGGACCGCATCAGGAAACTTGCTGATAACTGCACTGGTCTTCAAGGATTCCTTGTTTTCAACGCTGTTGGTGGAGGTACCGGATCAGGTCTTGGTTCTCTCCTTTTGGAGCGTTTATCTGTCGATTATGGCAAGAAATCCAAGTTGGGTTTCACTGTCTACCCATCTCCTCAGGTCTCCACTTCTGTTGTTGAGCCTTACAACAGTGTTCTCTCAACTCACTCCCTTTTGGAGCACACTGATGTGGCTGTTCTCCTTGACAATGAAGCTATCTACGACATTTGCAGGCGTTCTCTTGACATTGAGCGGCCCACCTACACCAATCTTAACCGTCTTGTCTCCCAGGTCATTTCCTCCTTGACTGCCTCACTGAGGTTTGATGGTGCCTTGAATGTCGATGTGACTGAATTCCAAACCAACTTGGTTCCCTACCCAAGAATCCACTTCATGCTTTCCTCGTATGCCCCAGTCATCTCTGCTGAGAAGGCTTACCACGAGCAGCTCTCAGTTGCTGAAATCACCAATAGTGCCTTTGAGCCCTCATCTATGATGGCTAAGTGCGATCCACGCCATGGAAAGTACATGGCTTGCTGTTTGATGTACCGTGGTGATGTTGTTCCCAAGGACGTCAATGCTGCAGTCGCCACCATTAAGACCAAGCGCACCATTCAGTTTGTCGATTGGTGTCCTACTGGATTCAAGTGCGGTATCAACTACCAACCACCCACTGTTGTCCCTGGTGGTGATCTCGCCAAGGTCCAGAGAGCTGTTTGCATGATTTCTAACTCCACCAGTGTTGCTGAAGTCTTCTCTCGCATTGACCATAAGTTTGATCTTATGTACGCCAAACGTGCCTTCGTTCACTGGTATGTTGGTGAGGGTATGGAAGAAGGAGAATTCTCAGAAGCTCGTGAGGATCTTGCTGCATTGGAGAAGGATTATGAAGAAGTTGGTGCTGAGTCAGCTGAGGGTGATGAGGGTGAAGATGATGAGTACTAA